TGGGTAAAAATCAAGGGTATGCCCAAGGTTTTAAGTCCAACTGAAATGATTCAAAAACCCAAATTCAAATAAGAAGgcaataaaaatcagaaaaagaagagagggcaaaaaccaggctgtcacaaatctcccccacttaggatgaatctcgtcctcgagattcggttgctcgGGAAAACAATTCTGGATAGTTTGCCTTTAGAAATTCCACTCGTTCCCAAGTTGCCTCTTCctctgtgtgatgctcccactaaACCTTATAATTTTTTCTGGTTTTActacgagtgaccctttccacctCATCTAAGATTCTGAacggtttctcctcatatgttaAATACTTAGCCATCTCTAATTCTGACATGTCGGTCTTTTTCTCTGGAGGCGATATACATCGCCTTAGCTGCGagacatggaacacattgtgcaCTTCTGACAATTCCGGGGGCAAttccaactgatatgcaacagtacccactcTGGACATAACTAGGAATGGACCAATATACCTGGGTGCCAATTTTCTGCGAGTCTGAAATCTTTTGACTCCTTTCATATGGGTGACTCGAAGGTATACCTGCTCTCCGGGTTCAAAAATGatctgtcggtgctttgcatcatgaGATCAGTTCCGAAAATGCGGCTATCTccggtttgagaccaatttaacggagtgcggcacttacggacatacagagcttcataaggtgacatctttagactggtctggaagctgttgttgtaggagaactcggcatacggcagacGATCTTCCCATTTAGGTCCTTGGGCCAAAGCACATGCGTGAAGCATATCTTCTAGTATTCGGTTTACATGTTCAGTTTGCCCATCTATCTGAGGATGATAAGCTATGATGTACTTTAGTGCGGTCCCCAAAgcttgatggagacgtgaccaGAAAGCGGAGGTGAAAAGTGATCCTCTGTCAGAAGTGATGGTTCTTGGTAccccatgcagactgactattctggaCACATACAGCTGTGGGAGCTGATCGGCTCGGTAAGTGGTTCTGATGGGAATAAagtgagctaccttggtcaaggtgtccactatgacccatgcTGCATCGTTGCCTCGGTGAGTCCTTGGTactcctgtgataaaatccatacagacatcatcccatttccattgcgGAACGGGCAAGGGTTGGAGGAGTCCGGTGGGTTTCtggtgttctgccttcactctgttgcatatgtcgcaacaagCCACCAAATAGGCGATGTCTTTCTTCATCCCATCCCACCAGAATATCTGCCGAAGGTCTTCGTACATTTTGGTACCTCTGGGGTGAATGGAATATGAAGATTCGTGTGCTTCTGCCCATTTCTTCTTTCTTAAGTCGGTTGGATTGGGTACACAAATCCTTTCGCGGAACCTTAGTGTACCTTGCTGATCCTTAGAAAAATCTTGTGTCTGGCCTTCCGACATACGCCTGATATGTTTTGTAGCACCGGGTTATCTGTCTGTGCCTTGCGGATCTCATCCTCGAGGGTAGGAGCAACTTCCATCATATTAGCAAGACCAGTATCAATAATGACCAGATTGAGCTGAGTGATCTCCTCCTGAAGTTTGGGAGGCAAGGACTCCATCATGGTATTTAGACTGATAGGCTTCCGGCTGAGTGCATCGGTGACCATGTTGGCCTTACCCGGATGATAATTAATCccaaggtcataatccttgactaaCTCAAGCCATCTTCATTGGTGGAGGTTTAAgtctggctgagtaaatatatacttcagacttttgtggtcggtaaatatctgacacctttttccaatgaggtagtgtctccaaatttttagagcATGAACAACTGGGGCCaactccaaatcatgagtagggtAGTTCCCTTCGTGGGGTCGTAGCTGTCGGGATGCATATGCTACCACCTTGCCATCCTACATGAGTACGTATCCAAGACCTTGCCTGGAAGCGTCACAGTACACATCAAAACTGCGGTAGATGTCCGGAAGAGTCAACACAGGCGCTGTTGTTAGTCTGATTTTTAACTCATTGAAACTTTCTCACGGTATGCAGTCCATTCAAatttcttatctttcttgagaagCTCTGTCATTGGCTTGGAAATCTTGGAGAAAACCTTCAATGAAACGGCGGTAGTATCCGGCTAATCCCAGGAAACTCCGGATTTGAGATACTGTCGTGGGTGCCAGCCAATCAAGCACGTCTTTCACCTTACTTGGATCCACGGCTATACCTTCTGCTGACAGCACATGCCCGAGgaatccaacttgcttgagccaaaactcgcattactgaatttggcgtatagctgatggtcaCGAAGTCTTTGTAAGACAGCTCTAAGGTGTCCCTTGTGCTCTTCGTCACTTTTCGAGTATATTAGGATATCATCGATGAAGACCACCACAAATTTATCCAGGAAatccatgaacactttgttcatcatatgcatgaagaaagcaggggcactggtgaggccgaaggacataatggtatattcataaagaccgtatcgggtagtgaacgcggtcttaggaatatcttcctttttgATTTTGAGTTGGTGGTATCCAGTCCTTAAATTAATCTTGGAGAATACTGttgccccactgagttgatcaaatAAATCATCAATCCTGGGCAGTGGATATTTGTTTTTAATGGTGACAACGTTCAACtgacggtaatccacacacatacggaGACTACCATCTTTCTTGTCCACGAATATCAtgggtgatccccatggtgaagagcttggaCGGATATAACCTTTCTGGAGCATCTCATCAAGCTATTTCTTTAACTCCATTAATTCTGACGAAGGCATCcgataatacttcttgtataatggtGCGGTCCCGGGCACAAGGTTAATTGCAAACTCAAGTTCTCAGTCGGGCGACATTCCTGGCAATTCATCTGGGAATACATTAGGAAATTCACTGACCGCAGGAATTAATCCCAAATTTTCAGCTACTGCGGTGAAAaccatttctttcttgggtatgcttcTGCGGGCATAGAATTTTGTAGTCTGCCCTTCTGGACTTGTCAAGGTGACTTCTCTGGTCGCGCAGCTAATGCATACTTGgtattgggttaaccaattcattcccaaaaTAATGTCCAACTTGTCAGACTCGATGACTATCAAGGAAGTTGGAAAGCGGACCCTGTTGATATCAATTTCCAAGTtacggcagaccagattgcttcTGAGCAAAGATCCCGGGAGTTGTACCAGCATATGCTTTCTCAAAACcgaacaaggaaatttgttttgggcaacaaaactccgcgaaataaaagagtgggaagccccagagtcaaataaaattattgcaggtatgttattaacaaagaacataccaatgacgacttcggggtcctcttgggcttcgtTTGCGGAGAGGTGATGAACTTGCCCTTTGAAGGTTTGCTGGACAGGGTACGGCCTCATATGGTTGACTTGTGGCCGGAATGGAGCATTTGTCTTGCCTTTATTGGGacactgtctggcataatgtccagttTGTCCACAACTGAAACAAGAATTGTTGCACTGACATTCTTCTCGCACCGAGTTGgttacgacattcttgacttgggtagtggttttgttaacattctgctgccaattgggCTTGTATTCTACCTGAGTGTGCTGCCAAGTACGAGCCTTAAGCACTGGCTGACCGTCCTTCTTAggctcaaacttgcgcttgtgatcATTATTGGCAGACTTGTTGTCATGTACAAGCTTGTGCTCCCTTTCAGCAATAAGGGCCTTGTTTACCAGAGTTTGGAAGTccgggaaatcaaacatactgagagtgcATCTGAGGTGTTGGTTTAgtcctccaagaaatctgtcaatctttctttcttctgtggccacatcatagaGGGAACAGCGGGCCTAATGATTGAACGTATGTAGATACTCACTAATAGTCAGGCTTCCTTGGGCGAGCGCGAGGAATTCACGCTGCTTGACCTTCATAATACCAGCAGGAATATGATATTTGCGGAGatgatccttgaattttgtccaAGTGATTTCTTCATCTGCAGGCCACATGGCTTTAGCATTTTCCCACCATATCGCAGCAGCTCCTTCGAGATAATGGGTAGCAAACGGAACCTTGTCATTTTCTTCTgtacgagcaatctcaagctttttctcaacAGTTCGTAACCAATCGTCTGCTTCCAAGGGATCAACAACTTCACTGAAGCTGGGAGGCTTGGTTCTCTGAAACTCTGACAATTTGGAGTGGTGCccgttctgatttccattctgcccaaccatagcTTGTACACTTTTTAATAATTCAACCAGATCATTATTCCTcctttcctcaaacatacgcaAAAATTTCTCGGTGGAGGGCGGATGTGGCGGTAGAGGCGATGGTGGGTCGTACGGCTCGGGGGAATGCCGTGCCTGTCATGCTGAGCGGCGAATAGGGACATCATCACAAGCGTGACTGCTGCTGCCTCCCCGTGTCATCCTATTATTTGTTTTTTCCAAGATAACGCAACCGTGATGAGCAACATCCAAAATAGTGGGGAAAGCCAGCGACAAAAACCCGAAAAAAGAAAGAACAGAATATTGAAGACAAACACGGCGAATAATAaaaagttccaacataattattcatagactcatacatgaaaggtAAACATCATGATAAGTTcgactactctcatacatgaaacggaacatcatgactcgtacgactacatccgtacatcaACATGACGACTGCGGATACTCGAATGCTCTAGTGCTCTGCTGGTCCTGCCGGGTCCTCTCCTGAAGCGgactcggatcctgaactgacgaCATTAACCgagacctccgggttaaaggtaacatgacgatgctgcctcgagggctctccctctgGGCAGGTGCAGGATGAGGCTGGAGCATAGGGGCTGCGGGGGTAGCGAGAAGGGAAACCCACTCAGCAGGAGCACTGAGGGGAGTCACGGTCGAGGTACCCgagctactcggaggagtaaccggGGAAACAGGCGAGCTAGAATCGGGTGGaatataaggagtaaatcccACCGACGGTGGAGCGGGATAGGACCTAGAGGCTACTAAAGCAGTGCGAGCACGAGTCAGATCTCGAGCCAGCTTGTGAATCAGAAGGTAACTAGCAGTGATATAGCGAGAAAGGTGGCTAGCAGCGctatcagactccggatcaatgGTAG
The Aegilops tauschii subsp. strangulata cultivar AL8/78 chromosome 3, Aet v6.0, whole genome shotgun sequence genome window above contains:
- the LOC141042702 gene encoding uncharacterized protein: MVGQNGNQNGHHSKLSEFQRTKPPSFSEVVDPLEADDWLRTVEKKLEIARTEENDKVPFATHYLEGAAAIWWENAKAMWPADEEITWTKFKDHLRKYHIPAGIMKVKQREFLALAQGSLTISEYLHTFNH